Part of the Lotus japonicus ecotype B-129 chromosome 6, LjGifu_v1.2 genome, tgtttttttttcttataaatacCTGATGTAGTTTAACAAAAGGAGTTACTCCTAATTATACAACCTTGGATGTGGAATCAACCTCTTTTAAAATGCAAAGGTGCATTAGATCCACAAAATAGATTTTGCCCCTCCCTAAACCTcgcttgggggggggggggggggcttcGGGAGCTTTATACTTACTTGTTGTATCTTTGTAATTTTCAGTCCTTCTCCTACGCTTCCTAATAAAGCCAGAAACGTTGCTTTTCCAAAGATACTATTAGTCTCAGAGCACTGTTTAGTACAGTGAACATTATGGAACCTTGCAGATGATGGAAAACTCCCTTGATACGTGGCTGCAAGCCTCAGCAGTTGTTCGTGCGTGGCTGGTAATTGGTAAGCAAGGCAAGTGCATCTCACAAGCAACAAAAACACCATCATAGTTAGTGTCCAATTTTCATTACCCTGAGCATTTTTGGATGGAGTTaatataaaatagaaaaataatgcaACGCAAATAATGCAACACAGAATTAAATGGCCAGAATTGGGACAATTTACAATGCATGGAAATATTATCATTAACATGAGTGTTGATATCATTTGTATCATGGCCAGAAACTGTTATTTAAAAGTTGTTTTATTTGTTTACATGGAGATGAGATGTTGATGTTGGTTTAAGAGCAGTTACTGGCTATTTACATTGTTATTAAAGTTATCTTTCACTCTTCCATTATAATGGTCCTGCACATACATGTGGTCCTATTAGGATACACCCTTACAATGTCAAGCTCCAGGCTTATTTTATACACACTCATGTTAATAAAAATTTGAGAGGTGATAATAACTAATCTCAATCATTCAATCTTAGATAGATGAACAAGGTTAGATTCAAGAATTTAATTAATAACTATAGACATCCAATCATATTTCATCTtcttatattttcaaaattttgatttatttataatGTTATAAGAGGGTATATGTCATATGACAATCTTAAAAATCCATATAAGATTGAATGGTTAAAATTACCCCACAGCACCCTCTCAAGTCTCACCTACTCTACTCTATCCTCTGCTGCATATTTTCATGGAGgagttctctctctctctctgacaGCACATGAACATGTGCTACTGAACAAGGGACCATGTGGGAACTGCTTGAAAGGCTGGCTTGGATGTGTCTGTATGAGAGGATGAGAGaaagagagcgagagagagaaaTAGGGAGAGAAATGGAATGAGTCAAGGAATATAGTTCACTATCAAGAAATTCCAAATACAAATATCCAAAAATGCCAATCATTGTTTTAGCTTCCTCAAGCCATGAGGCCCCTCGACAGTTAAGCCTTCACTCTTATCTAGAAATTCTCCAGCTGGCAGTAGCACTAAAGAGCTTCAAAGTTAAACACTTTGCAACCCAGGAAATTGTTGTTAATTTGCTTAGGTATTAAGTAACTCAACACTTGCAGTTAAAATAGAATGTTGAAAGGTAAACCTATGAAatgatatttatttatgtattcaATATAAGAACTCTTGAAATCTGCACTCTCTATATGAAATTACATtaaaagatgaagaaaaaatagTCACACTACTCACTAGATTACCACAATCTCACTAATTAATAATTCAAGCCAGCTCTAATTGCCATTGCATTAGACTATGAGCCCGTTTAGATATGGACTTATAGGAGCTTATGaagcttatctactagaaaatgcactaaataagctctaataagtgctttttgatttgcatccaaacggGTACTATGTACAATTACAATGAAGCACAGCTTCTCCATGATGAGATGCATACTTGCTCCTCAACTGACTGAATCATCTGAGAAATTATAGGAACATGAAGAAGATCCATGTGAAACCACATTCTTAGGTGGTGGTGGGGAACTATGAGCTGTGAAACCTCCTTTCAATTTATCATTTTCTCCCCTTGAGGTTTCAACAGGTTTAATTTCCTTGAGCATTGCAACAATGTCCTTCATTGTTGGCCTGTCACCAGCTCTGGTGCTCACACAGAGAAATGACACTGCTAGAGTTTGTAGCATCTCATGCATGGATGGGTCAGCCCTCCCTCTCAGATTTGAGTCAAGAATGTCAGATGGATCTCCTTTGCTAGCCAAATGGTTCCTCACCCATTGAACCAAGCTTGCACCCCCTGGTATAGTTGGATCCAAAGGGTGCCTTCCTGTAAGAACCTCAAGCAGAACAATACCAAAACTGTAGACATCACTTTTCTCAGTGATAGGCTGCATTGATGCATGTTCTGTGTATAAACCAAAAAACAAcagaaaattaataatattcagAGGTTAATAAGTACTGAAAATCATTCAAATAGTTCAATTTAATTACCTGGAGCCATGTATCCATAAGAACCAGCAAGGTAGTGTCTTTGGACTGGCTTGGATTCACTATTGTCACTGTTTTCAGTTGCAATTCTAGCTAGGCCAAAGTCAGCAAGATAAGGTTGATATCCAGGACCTAATAACACATTCATGGCTTTGACATCTCCATGCATTATAGCTGGCAAACAATCATGGTGCAGATATGAAAGTGCGTGAGCCACACCTAACACAACATCAAATCTTATCTCCCATTCTGCTTTTCCCTTTCCTGAACCATGAATTAATGAGCTCAAGCTTCCATTTGGGAGGTAGTCATAAAAGAGAAGCTTAAGGTTCTTATTGGAAGCCCATCCCAGAAGCCTGATTATATTCTTGTGCCTGATTGACCCCAAGGTTTGAATTTCAGAATTGAATGCTCCAAACTCGTCTGACGACCACATTTTTTTAACTGCTAGAGTTTCTCCATGTGGAATTGCCACCTTGTACACAACCCCAGAACTTCCAGTACCAATCACATTGGCTGATGTCAAGTTCAAGACAATGTCATCAATGGAGAAATCTAGCTTCTGATACAAAGTCATCTCCCAATTCTCATTTTCCATGAGTACCCTGTTGGCAATGTGAGTTTTAACCAAGACATAGACTGTGAGCAGCACTAGTACTGCACTGGTGCTTAAAAGAATGGTCATGGTAAACTTCATAGCTGATTTGGCATGGCCTTTGGTTTCCATTCTGTCAGATGAAGATACAACACCCCCAGCAATGTAGAGGCCTTCATTTTCAGCAAGATCACTGGGAGGGAGTTTGTGGAAAAATGGGGTGTTAGGCAACTCACCAGTGAAGCCATTGAAGGAAACATTTAAGGAAACAAGATTCTGAAGATCAGAGAGAGCACCTAAATGCCCTGAAAGCTTGTTGTGTGAGAGATCAAGCTCTGCTAGTTTGCTAAGACTAGAGAACTGAGATGGGATTTCACCAGAAAGCTGGTTGCAGCTAAGATTGAGAGAGATTTCTAGTGAAGGAATTAGAGCCACTTCCTTGGGTATTTCTCCAGTGAAACTATTGCTTCCTAAGTCTAGAAGCTGTAGCTTAGTGCAAGATAAGATCTCTGCTGGGATTCTTCCACTTAGTTGATTCTTTCCCAGGTTGAGTTTGGTTAACTCGGTTAACAAACCAATGGTGTGAGTCAAAGCACCTGTTAGCCTGTTTTCAGAAAAATCAATCAATTGTAGGCTTTTGGGGAGAGAATCTGGAACAGAACCTGTGAGACTATTGGAATGAAGGTCCAGAAACTCAAGATTCTGGCATCCAGATAGTGTTGGAGGAATCTCCCCTACAAGATGATTGCTGCTCATATCCACAAAATTCAAACTCTTCAAGTTGCCAATCTCAGGTGGAATGTTACCTGCCAGTCTATTGTGATTCAATCTAAGCCTGTAGAGGCTTGTGCAGTTTCCAATATCAGGTGGAACAAAGCCTGATAAATCATTGGAAAGAAGCAGCAATTTGGTGAGATTCCTCAACCCAAACAATTGTTTCGGTATTGGACCAATCAAGTTGTTGTAGGAAAGATCAATTGCCTGAAGGTCTTGGCA contains:
- the LOC130722354 gene encoding LRR receptor-like serine/threonine-protein kinase RGI3; protein product: MPGTLRNLSLSPTIFSFTLLLSLNSLLLFPFCYSLNEQGQALLAWKSSLNSTLDSLASWSSSDSAPTPCNWFGVYCNSQGEVIEINLRSVNLQGSFPSNFQSLRSLKILVLSSTNITGRIPKEIGDYQELTLVDLSGNSLLGEIPEEICSLSNLQSLSLHTNFLEGNIPSNIGNLSSLVNLTLFDNHLSGEIPKSIGSLRNLQVFRAGGNKNLKGEIPWEIGNCTSLVMLGLAETSISGSLPSSIQLLKRIKTIAIYTTLLSGSIPEEIGNCSELQNLYLYQNSISGSIPSQIGELSKLKSLLLWQNNIVGTIPEEIGRCTEMEVIDLSENLLTGSIPKSFGQLSNLQGLQLSVNHLSGIIPPEISDCTSLTQLEVDNNALSGEIPDHIGNLRSLNLFFAWQNKLTGKIPDSLSQCQDLQAIDLSYNNLIGPIPKQLFGLRNLTKLLLLSNDLSGFVPPDIGNCTSLYRLRLNHNRLAGNIPPEIGNLKSLNFVDMSSNHLVGEIPPTLSGCQNLEFLDLHSNSLTGSVPDSLPKSLQLIDFSENRLTGALTHTIGLLTELTKLNLGKNQLSGRIPAEILSCTKLQLLDLGSNSFTGEIPKEVALIPSLEISLNLSCNQLSGEIPSQFSSLSKLAELDLSHNKLSGHLGALSDLQNLVSLNVSFNGFTGELPNTPFFHKLPPSDLAENEGLYIAGGVVSSSDRMETKGHAKSAMKFTMTILLSTSAVLVLLTVYVLVKTHIANRVLMENENWEMTLYQKLDFSIDDIVLNLTSANVIGTGSSGVVYKVAIPHGETLAVKKMWSSDEFGAFNSEIQTLGSIRHKNIIRLLGWASNKNLKLLFYDYLPNGSLSSLIHGSGKGKAEWEIRFDVVLGVAHALSYLHHDCLPAIMHGDVKAMNVLLGPGYQPYLADFGLARIATENSDNSESKPVQRHYLAGSYGYMAPEHASMQPITEKSDVYSFGIVLLEVLTGRHPLDPTIPGGASLVQWVRNHLASKGDPSDILDSNLRGRADPSMHEMLQTLAVSFLCVSTRAGDRPTMKDIVAMLKEIKPVETSRGENDKLKGGFTAHSSPPPPKNVVSHGSSSCSYNFSDDSVS